The following proteins come from a genomic window of Trifolium pratense cultivar HEN17-A07 linkage group LG4, ARS_RC_1.1, whole genome shotgun sequence:
- the LOC123924620 gene encoding probable polygalacturonase — protein sequence MLLGFKKLTLFFIYLTISFSCCWIYVQSEDNEVITCSNIVQLQHRTDNISLTDFGGVGDGKTLNTKAFKEAIYRISHLAQREGGTTLYIPPGVFLTEPFNLTSHMTLHLAAGAVIKATQDSSNWPLIAPLPSYGRGRERPGGRYMSFIHGDGLQDVVITGDNGTIDGQGDAWWNMWRNRTLQFTRPNLVEFVNSKDIIISNVIFKDSPFWNIHPVYCSNVVVRFATILAPRDSPNTDGIDPDSSSNVCIEDSYISTGDDLVAVKSGWDEYGIAYGRPSSNITIRRVTGSSPFAGIAIGSEASGGVENILAEHINLNNMGIGIHIKTNIGRGGYIKNISISHVYMENARKGIKISGDVGDHADDKYDHNALPIVKGITIVNVWGVKVLQAGLIKGIKNSPFSDICLSDINLHGVNGTRSRTPSWMCSDVVGVAHEVSPWPCSELISQKLGSCANY from the exons ATGCTCCTCGGATTCAAAAAACTAACGTTATTCTTCATCTACTTGACAATCTCATTCTCATGTTGTTGGATTTATGTTCAGAGTGAGGACAATGAAGTGATAACATGTTCCAACATAGTACAACTTCAACATCGTACGGATAATATATCCTTAACGGATTTTGGTGGTGTCGGTGATGGAAAAACACTCAATACAAAAGCATTCAAAGAAGCTATTTACAGAATTAGCCATTTGGCTCAAAGAGAAGGAGGCACTACTCTTTATATTCCTCCAGGGGTATTTTTGACAGAGCCCTTTAATCTTACTAGTCATATGACTCTTCATCTTGCTGCTGGTGCTGTTATCAAAGCCACACAG GATTCGTCGAATTGGCCTTTAATTGCACCATTGCCATCTTACGGAAGAGGAAGGGAGCGTCCTGGAGGAAGGTATATGAGCTTTATCCACGGAGATGGACTTCAGGATGTAGTAATCACAG gTGACAATGGGACAATTGATGGGCAAGGAGATGCATGGTGGAATATGTGGAGGAATAGAACTCTTCAATTTACAAGACCGAATCTTGTTGAATTCGTGAATTCTAAagatattattatttcaaatgtGATCTTTAAGGATTCTCCCTTCTGGAACATACACCCAGTTTACTGCAG CAATGTTGTTGTTCGATTTGCCACAATTTTGGCTCCACGCGACTCTCCCAATACTGATGGCATTGATCCAG ATTCAAGTTCAAATGTATGCATAGAGGACTCATACATATCAACCGGAGACGATCTTGTCGCAGTGAAAAGCGGATGGGACGAATACGGAATTGCATACGGCCGTCCTAGCTCTAACATAACCATCCGTCGTGTAACCGGGTCGTCTCCATTTGCCGGGATTGCCATCGGCAGTGAAGCATCAGGTGGAGTAGAAAACATACTAGCTGAACACATAAACCTTAACAACATGGGAATTGGTATACACATTAAGACAAACATTGGAAGAGGAGGGTATATAAAGAACATTAGTATATCTCATGTTTATATGGAAAATGCAAGAAAAGGTATAAAAATATCAGGTGATGTTGGTGATCATGCTGATGATAAATATGACCATAATGCCCTTCCAATAGTAAAAGGTATTACTATTGTGAATGTTTGGGGTGTTAAGGTTTTACAAGCTGGTCTtataaaaggaataaaaaattcTCCATTTTCTGATATTTGTTTATCTGATATTAATCTTCATGGAGTGAATGGAACAAGAAGTAGGACTCCATCTTGGATGTGTTCTGATGTGGTTGGAGTTGCTCATGAAGTTAGTCCATGGCCATGTTCTGAGTTGATCAGTCAAAAGTTAGGATCATGTGCTAATTACTAG
- the LOC123924614 gene encoding N-acetyl-D-glucosamine kinase, which produces MMPEKEQVVVDSEMKKRYMNGETWKFEDDIDNNNNNMSVSVSDGVLLGIDGGTTSTVCICMPMIIPFSHSQLQSLPILSRAVAGCSNHNSIGEIAAKETLEQVMADALSKCGSKRSSVRAVCLAVSGVNHPTDQQRILNWLRDIFPSDVRLYVQNDAVAALASGTIGKLHGCVLIAGTGSIAYGFTEDGKEARAAGAGPVLGDWGSGYGISAQALTAVIRAHDGRGPSTMLTSSILQALGLSSAEELIGWTYADPSWARIAALVPVVVSCAEAADEVANKILLESAQELASSVKAVVGRLGLCGQDGKGAFPLVLVGGVLEANTRWDVGKEVIKCISKYFPGVLPIRPKVEPAVGAAWLAWNFFMKEYNKELCSC; this is translated from the exons ATGATGCCGGAGAAGGAGCAAGTGGTTGTTGATTCAGAGATGAAGAAGAGATACATGAATGGTGAAACCTGGAAATTTGAGGATGACATtgacaacaacaataataacatgTCTGTTTCTGTCTCAGATGGTGTTTTGTTGGGTATAGATGGTGGAACAACCTCAACTGTCTGCATTTGTATGCCTATGATTATTCCTTTTTCTCATTCTCAGCTTCAATCTCTTCCTATTCTTTCAAGGGCTGTTGCTGGTTGCTCTAATCATAATAGTATTGGAG AAATTGCTGCAAAGGAAACATTAGAGCAAGTTATGGCAGACGCGCTTTCGAAATGTGGTTCAAAAAGATCTTCGGTCCGAGCTGTTTGTTTGGCTGTATCTGGTGTTAACCATCCAACAGATCAACAAAGAATTCTCAATTGGCTTAG GGATATATTTCCAAGTGATGTGAGGTTATATGTTCAGAATGATGCTGTTGCTGCTCTTGCAAGTGGAACTATCGGTAAACTTCATGGATGTGTATTAATTGCTGGCACGGGAAGCATTGCATATGGATTTACTGAAGATGGAAAAGAAGCAAGGGCTGCAGGTGCAGGACCTGTCTTAGGTGACTGGGGCAG TGGATATGGAATATCTGCGCAGGCATTAACTGCGGTAATAAGAGCGCATGATGGTCGCGGTCCAAGTACAATGCTGACAAGTAGTATTTTGCAAGCACTAGGTCTTTCTTCTGCAGAAGAATTGATTGG GTGGACCTACGCAGATCCATCTTGGGCTCGCATTGCAGCTCTCGTTCCAGTTGTAGTATCCTGTGCAGAGGCCGCGGATGAGGTTGCAAACAAGATCTTGCTAGAATCGGCGCAAGAACTGGCTTCAAGTGTTAAAGCTGTTGTAGGCAGACTTGGATTGTGCGGTCAAG ATGGAAAGGGTGCTTTTCCGCTTGTCCTGGTTGGTGGTGTTCTTGAAGCAAATACAAGGTGGGATGTAGGGAAAGAAGTAATAAAATGCATTTCCAAATATTTTCCTGGGGTGCTTCCTATTAGACCTAAG GTAGAACCTGCTGTTGGGGCAGCATGGTTAGCTTGGAATTTTTTCATGAAAGAATATAACAAGGAATTATGCAGCTGTTGA
- the LOC123923960 gene encoding uncharacterized protein At3g49140 isoform X1, which produces MPIIPTAASSSLLPSASEGKCCPYGITCNSIKSPIDGRRVHDLTSTRCKSPFFGSPRFLWLSTGHDLLSKICVAADYSDSISDSSSYMNKHGYHPLEELKVSNDVPPARLSSAEIAKTTIEANTNALVVFPGSVHSEPHEQISWAEFQYRIDDYGDIYFEISDDANILEDRGAHSPVNALIGMDIPMYDNRMPISEYDIFNGGITDGFPFDDDYIEVPEIEEFNASSSVHPVYFSKCLGKAINVDYDKRMSHPSNGVSILGYLRPAYADEESYIRMIYHTEDSGEYSSDWKDFYSNSTKDQKDTNLVLYRLEIEKIKLHSVYGSQSEISMLEFQDAEPDILVYSTSAILEHFNRNCHDALQVFCKKKGLDAKEAHLVGVDRLGMDIRVLSGTEVKTHRFAFKAQANSGHMAEKQIVRLLYPRSRRKKNTQQYTTFFYT; this is translated from the exons ATGCCTATTATACCTACTGCTGCTTCTTCTTCATTACTTCCCTCTGCCTCTG AAGGGAAATGTTGCCCATATGGAATAACTTGCAATTCAATCAAATCCCCTATTGATGGCCGAAGGGTGCATGATCTTACCAGCACAAG atGCAAAAGTCCATTTTTTGGATCACCACGCTTCCTTTGGCTATCCACGGGGCATGATTTGCTTTCAAAGATTTGCGTAGCTGCAGACTATTCAGATTCTATATCTGATTCATCCAGTTACATGAATAAACATGGTTATCATCCTCTTGAAGAACTGAAAGTTTCCAATGATGTTCCACCAGCTAGACTCTCTTCAGCTGAAATAGCAAAAACTACTATTGAG gCCAATACAAACGCTTTGGTAGTATTTCCTGGATCGGTACACTCTGAACCACATGAACAGATTTCATGGGCCGAGTTTCAATACCGTATTGATGATTATGGAG atatatattttgaaatatctGATGATGCAAACATTTTGGAAGATCGTGGGGCACATAGTCCTGTG AATGCTTTGATTGGAATGGACATCCCAATGTACGATAATAGAATGCCTATTAGTGAATATGACATTTTCAATGGTGGCATCACTGATGGGTTTCCATTTGATGATGATTATATTGAG GTTCCGGAAATTGAAGAGTTTAATGCAAGTAGCTCAGTTCATCCAGTTTACTTTTCGAAGTGCTTGGGAAAG GCTATCAACGTGGATTATGATAAGAGAATGAGTCATCCTTCAAATGGTGTTTCTATTCTAGGGTACCTTAGACCTGCTTACGCTGATGAAGAGTCTTATATTAGAATGATATATCACACCGAAGATAGTGGTGAATATAGCTCAGATTGGAAAG ATTTTTACTCAAATAGTACCAAGGATCAAAAAGACACTAATTTGGTACTCTATCGGTTGGAGATCGAGAAAATCAAGCTACACTCTGTGTATGGATCTCAG TCTGAAATTAGTATGCTAGAGTTTCAAGATGCTGAACCTGATATTCTTGTATACTCTACTTCGGCGATTCTGGAACATTTCAACCGAAACTGTCATGATGCTCTTCAAGTTTTTTGTAAGAAGAAAGGTCTTGATGCTAAG GAAGCACACTTGGTTGGGGTTGACCGCCTAGGCATGGATATTAGAGTTTTATCAGGGACAGAAGTAAAAACTCATCGCTTTGCATTCAAAGCCCAG GCCAACTCAGGACATATGGCTGAAAAGCAAATTGTAAGACTTTTGTATCCTCGGTCTCGGCGAAAAAAGAATACGCAGCAGTatacaacatttttttatacataa
- the LOC123921462 gene encoding F-box/FBD/LRR-repeat protein At5g22660-like: MFEKKKIEEISSSSMVSIVHLPPHLSFERPPHKRINIDMISYLPDNVLNHILSFLSTEDAIKTSILSTKWRYLWTYLSVFDFYSIWPNRICSLLHEITTLIDKSNHHQIEIKRLTIRIPEPEVPLDAHKVASLVTSLLTLKIIDLQFRINGKEHLKTSCMLPRRFSPSYSLTKLHLHIGGYALHIPNGIHIQFPSLKTLNLSYATFENEESVEQFFSGFPVLEELTLYHCYWLFMDHITIAISTLRMLTIHVDPYSLNDCNDNEEMSLKIDCVNLLSLTCISDPTIQFVIVKPPTSLLDAYIAFSLHSTEQYMEYAAEYVSRCAVGLLSGLASVKSLTLSEGTFIEPPDIDDHFHLLPKFHNLTHLCLHLETNFFTRKSFMQFLLRCPKLEVLAFPLGYYTFKDNDDWALIPLPCCFKSSLKKLHITNFDGFACEIQFVEFFLENATVLEEFQISLSCSRRSKYNSKNLADLKNRFVGMGSCDIQFRSSEYEIKTYLSCEKCCFTYVF; encoded by the exons ATGTtcgagaagaagaagattgaagaaATTAGCAGTAGCAGCATGGTATCCATTGTCCATCTTCCTCCTCACCTTTCATTCGAAAGGCCGCCGCATAAACGTATTAATATAGACATGATTAGTTACTTACCCGATAACGTTCTCAAtcatattctttctttcttatctACCGAAGATGCTATCAAAACTTCCATATTATCAACAAAGTGGAGGTACTTGTGGACCTATTTGTCTGTCTTTGATTTTTATAGTATTTGGCCAAACCGAATATGTTCCCTTTTACATGAAATCACCACACTAATTGACAAATCTAATCATCAtcaaatagaaattaaaaggCTCACCATTCGTATACCTGAACCCGAAGTTCCTCTTGATGCACACAAAGTTGCTTCCTTAGTAACGTCTCTACTCACACTCAAAATCATCGATCTTCAATTTCGCATAAATGGTAAAGAACATCTAAAAACTAGCTGCATGTTACCGCGTCGCTTCTCACCATCCTATTCATTAACTAAACTGCACTTACACATTGGTGGCTATGCTCTACATATTCCTAATGGTATTCATATTCAATTCCCTAGCCTTAAGACGTTAAATCTTTCATATGCTACCTTTGAAAATGAGGAATCAGTTGAACAATTTTTTTCGGGGTTCCCTGTCCTAGAAGAGCTAACTTTGTATCATTGTTATTGGTTGTTCATGGATCATATCACTATTGCTATTTCCACATTAAGGATGTTGACCATTCATGTCGACCCTTATAGTCTAAATGATTGCAATGATAATGAAGAAATGTCTCTCAAGATTGATTGTGTCAATCTTTTATCTTTAACTTGCATAAGTGATCCAACCATACAATTTGTCATTGTTAAACCCCCAACCTCCTTGCTTGATGCATATATTGCTTTTAGCTTACACAGTACAGAACAATATATGGAATATGCTGCGGAATATGTTTCTCGTTGTGCAGTTGGGCTACTGAGTGGACTTGCGAGTGTCAAGTCTCTTACACTATCAGAGGGTACTTTTATA GAACCTCCTGATATAGATGACCATTTTCATCTCCTTCCGAAGTTCCACAATTTGACACATCTTTGTCTACATCTAGAGACGAACTTTTTTACTAGAAAATCATTCATGCAATTCCTTTTAAGGTGTCCTAAATTGGAAGTTCTTGCTTTTCCTCTG GGATATTACACATTCAAAGATAATGATGATTGGGCATTAATTCCACTGCCTTGTTGTTTCAAATCTTCTCTTAAGAAGCTTCACATTACAaattttgatggatttgcaTGTGAAATCCAATTTGTCGAGTTTTTCTTAGAGAATGCAACAGTTTTGGAGGAGTTCCAAATATCTTTATCATGTTCGCGACGCTCAAAATATAATTCGAAGAATCTAGCAGATCTCAAGAACCGATTTGTGGGAATGGGAAGTTGTGACATTCAGTTTCG ATCATCCGAATATGAGATTAAAACATATCTGTCTTGTGAAAAATGCTGTTTCACATATGTCTTCTGA
- the LOC123923960 gene encoding uncharacterized protein At3g49140 isoform X2, with the protein MNKHGYHPLEELKVSNDVPPARLSSAEIAKTTIEANTNALVVFPGSVHSEPHEQISWAEFQYRIDDYGDIYFEISDDANILEDRGAHSPVNALIGMDIPMYDNRMPISEYDIFNGGITDGFPFDDDYIEVPEIEEFNASSSVHPVYFSKCLGKAINVDYDKRMSHPSNGVSILGYLRPAYADEESYIRMIYHTEDSGEYSSDWKDFYSNSTKDQKDTNLVLYRLEIEKIKLHSVYGSQSEISMLEFQDAEPDILVYSTSAILEHFNRNCHDALQVFCKKKGLDAKEAHLVGVDRLGMDIRVLSGTEVKTHRFAFKAQANSGHMAEKQIVRLLYPRSRRKKNTQQYTTFFYT; encoded by the exons ATGAATAAACATGGTTATCATCCTCTTGAAGAACTGAAAGTTTCCAATGATGTTCCACCAGCTAGACTCTCTTCAGCTGAAATAGCAAAAACTACTATTGAG gCCAATACAAACGCTTTGGTAGTATTTCCTGGATCGGTACACTCTGAACCACATGAACAGATTTCATGGGCCGAGTTTCAATACCGTATTGATGATTATGGAG atatatattttgaaatatctGATGATGCAAACATTTTGGAAGATCGTGGGGCACATAGTCCTGTG AATGCTTTGATTGGAATGGACATCCCAATGTACGATAATAGAATGCCTATTAGTGAATATGACATTTTCAATGGTGGCATCACTGATGGGTTTCCATTTGATGATGATTATATTGAG GTTCCGGAAATTGAAGAGTTTAATGCAAGTAGCTCAGTTCATCCAGTTTACTTTTCGAAGTGCTTGGGAAAG GCTATCAACGTGGATTATGATAAGAGAATGAGTCATCCTTCAAATGGTGTTTCTATTCTAGGGTACCTTAGACCTGCTTACGCTGATGAAGAGTCTTATATTAGAATGATATATCACACCGAAGATAGTGGTGAATATAGCTCAGATTGGAAAG ATTTTTACTCAAATAGTACCAAGGATCAAAAAGACACTAATTTGGTACTCTATCGGTTGGAGATCGAGAAAATCAAGCTACACTCTGTGTATGGATCTCAG TCTGAAATTAGTATGCTAGAGTTTCAAGATGCTGAACCTGATATTCTTGTATACTCTACTTCGGCGATTCTGGAACATTTCAACCGAAACTGTCATGATGCTCTTCAAGTTTTTTGTAAGAAGAAAGGTCTTGATGCTAAG GAAGCACACTTGGTTGGGGTTGACCGCCTAGGCATGGATATTAGAGTTTTATCAGGGACAGAAGTAAAAACTCATCGCTTTGCATTCAAAGCCCAG GCCAACTCAGGACATATGGCTGAAAAGCAAATTGTAAGACTTTTGTATCCTCGGTCTCGGCGAAAAAAGAATACGCAGCAGTatacaacatttttttatacataa
- the LOC123920937 gene encoding DEAD-box ATP-dependent RNA helicase 53, mitochondrial-like has product MITTILRRASSTLSRRAIPAAEALLSTAAAGELRQLSVLTARSFHSKSQPLLFRASLSSRAGYAAEAFPYEEPSKAVNSGDDGLEIKKLGISQDIVSALEKKGITKLFPIQRAVMEPAMQGRDMIGRARTGTGKTLAFGIPIMDKIIQFNAKHGRGKDPLALVLAPTRELAKQVEKEFYEAAPNLDTICVYGGTPISQQMRQLDYGVDIAVGTPGRIIDLLSRGALNLKEVQFVILDEADQMLQVGFQEDVEKILERLPAKRQTLMFSATMPSWIKQLTRNYLKDPLTIDLVGDSDQKLADGISLYSIASDSYVKAGIIVPLIKEHAKGGKCIVFTQTKRDADRISHGMSKSIPCEALHGDISQAQRERTLAGFRNGHFNVLVATDVASRGLDIPNVDLVIHYELPNNSEIFVHRSGRTGRAGKKGTAILIYTDDQSRTLRTIERDVGCRFNELPKIAVDSSSMGAFSMGGGRFGGGGGGFGGPRNGFGNSGFNRGPGSFGGPRNGFGDSGFNRGPSRSGGYGNSGERFPGNSSSENRYAGPSSGRFGSFGPGTSGNRSGGSPSAFKFSGPGSSDRPGSFGDFVSGKTGGFRFGDRR; this is encoded by the exons ATGATTACCACAATTCTCCGAAGAGCTTCTTCAACTCTCTCACGCCGCGCCATCCCCGCCGCCGAAGCTCTGCTTTCCACCGCCGCTGCCGGTGAACTCCGACAACTCTCCGTCCTCACAGCAAGGTCTTTCCATTCAAAATCACAACCTTTGTTATTTCGTGCTTCTTTGTCTTCTCGTGCTGGTTATGCTGCTGAAGCTTTTCCATACGAAGAACCCTCGAAAGCAGTGAATAGTGGTGATGATGGTCTTGAGATCAAAAAGCTTGGGATTTCTCAGGATATTGTTTCTGCTTTGGAAAAGAAAGGAATCACTAAGCTTTTCCCTATTCAG AGGGCTGTGATGGAACCTGCTATGCAAGGTCGTGATATGATTGGTCGTGCTAGAACAGGAACGGGAAAAACTCTTGCTTTTGGGATACCCATTATGGATAAGATCATTCAGTTTAATGCTAAACATGg GCGAGGAAAGGATCCTCTGGCTTTGGTTTTGGCACCGACTAGAGAACTTGCGAAGCAGGTGGAGAAGGAATTCTATGAAGCGGCACCTAACTTGGATACTATCTGTGTTTATGGGGGTACACCCATTTCTCAACAAATGAGGCAGCTTGATTATGGTGTTGATATAGCGGTGGGCACGCCTGGACGAATTATTGATCTTCTTAGTAGAGGTGCTCTGAATTTGAAGGAAGTTCAGTTTGTTATTCTCGATGAAGCTGATCAGATGCTTCAAGTAGGGTTTCAGGAGGATGTGGAGAAGATCTTAGAGAGATTGCCTGCCAAGAGACAAACTCTTATGTTTTCAGCAACAATGCCATCTTGGATAAAGCAGTTAACACGAAATTACCTAAAAGATCCCCTAACCATTGATCTT GTTGGAGATTCCGATCAGAAGCTAGCAGATGGAATTTCACTGTACTCAATTGCATCTGATTCGTACGTCAAAGCAGGAATTATTGTTCCTCTGATAAAA GAACATGCAAAAGGAGGAAAATGTATTGTTTTCACTCAAACAAAACGTGATGCTGATCGAATATCACATGGCATGTCAAAAAGTATTCCATGTGAGGCCTTGCATGGAGATATATCACAAGCTCAGAGAGAAAGAACTCTTGCTGGATTCAGAAATGGCCATTTTAATGTTTTAGTGGCAACTGATGTTGCTTCACGTGGGCTTGATATACCTAATGTTGATCTT GTAATTCATTATGAGCTTCCCAATAATTCAGAGATATTTGTTCACCGATCTGGACGAACAGGTCGTGCTGGTAAGAAAGGAACAGCTATTCTAATTTATACAGATGACCAATCCAGGACTCTCAGGACTATTGAGCGTGATGTAGGTTGCAGATTTAACGAG TTACCAAAGATTGCCGTTGATAGTTCATCAATGGGTGCATTTAGCATGGGTGGTGGGCGATTtggtggtggtggcggtggATTTGGTGGTCCAAGGAATGGATTTGGTAATTCAGGCTTTAACCGTGGTCCTGGATCTTTTGGAGGTCCAAGGAATGGATTTGGTGATTCAGGCTTTAACCGTGGTCCTAGCCGTTCTGGGGGCTACGGTAATTCAGGTGAAAGGTTTCCTGGCAACTCATCTAGTGAAAATAGATATGCCGGACCGAGCTCTGGTCGTTTCGGCTCCTTTGGTCCAGGTACTTCAGGAAATAGATCTGGAGGATCACCCAGTGCATTCAAGTTTAGCGGACCAGGTAGTTCAGATCGCCCGGGTAGTTTTGGTGATTTTGTGTCTGGTAAAACTGGCGGATTTAGATTTGGTGATCGCCGTTAG